The Oryzias melastigma strain HK-1 linkage group LG6, ASM292280v2, whole genome shotgun sequence genome includes a window with the following:
- the pus7 gene encoding pseudouridylate synthase 7 homolog isoform X1 yields the protein MLSSLRCVLNVTRGIIKLASLKVSKQVLNKLHVKGVFQIHFRFLQTFLVIQSRQSFTLMSDLETPPPPVQTGEKRVCPEDEEQDFPLKKPRTEAEHDNGAAPSRDEEASGLPEEEANEGEEEEDGGTFADMMKHGLTETDVGILKFVSDHEGFSGILKERYSDFVVHEINKQGKTVHLDDISVPADTEEVQGEDHQPKEDDVLTEEQKQQLGDLQLYKNKEGNVSIQVMDDTKEKRTLIHKAIKTQFPGLETKTEEKDGCKFIVAYHVAGKKALAVKTSAAPRKHFWPKNRGSYCHFVLYKENKDTMDAINVLSKFLRLRPNMFSYMGTKDKRAITVQEIAVLKITAERLAHLNKCLLNLKVGNFTYKNHPLKLGELQGNHFTVIIRNISGSEEQVHQAMTSLKQTGFINYYGMQRFGTTAVPTQHVGRAILRNNWNEVVDLILKPRPGAEKEYLVRCREEWAKTQDPEAALKKLPNKRCLEGQLLRGLSMYGKKNIVTAFGLIPRNNRLMYIHSYQSFVWNTMVSRRIEAFGLKAVGGDLVLRGTTAHVLSAEEAEQHSIHDIVMPLPGFDVIYPTHHIGEGYRELLSADGLDIDNMRHKVKDYSLSGAYRRVIIRPTDVSWEVIHYDDPRISLVHTDFEKLEKKPAPVFNTEGKYRALRIEFSLPPSTYATMAIREILKLDTSIKKQTQLNTLWFN from the exons ATGCTATCCAGTCTACGGTGTGTTTTGAACGTCACTAGAGGCAT aattAAGTTGGCATCCTTGAAGGTGTCTAAACAAGTGCTGAACAAGCTGCACGTGAAAGGagtttttcaaatacattttcgTTTCTTGCAAACGTTTTTAGTTATTCAGTCTCGCCAAAG CTTTACTCTGATGTCTGATTTggaaactcctcctcctcctgttcagACCGGAGAGAAGAGagtttgtccagaagatgaggAACAGGACTTTCCCTTAAAGAAACCAAGAACTGAGGCTGAGCACGATAACGGGGCTGCTCCGAGCCGAGATGAAGAAGCGTCAGGTTTGCCTGAAGAGGAAGCTAAtgagggagaggaggaagaggatgggGGCACCTTTGCTGACATGATGAAGCATGGCCTGACTGAGACGGACGTGGGCATCCTGAAGTTTGTCAGCGATCACGAGGGGTTCTCGGGAATCCTGAAGGAAAG GTACTCGGATTTTGTTGTGCACGAAATTAACAAACAAGGGAAAACAGTGCACTTAGATGACATCTCAGTACCAGCGGACACAGAG GAGGTTCAGGGGGAAGACCATCAGCCAAAGGAGGACGACGTCCTCACAGaggagcagaagcagcagctcgGTGATCTACAGCTGTATAAGAACAAGGAAGGAAACGTCTCCATTCAG GTAATGGATGATACAAAGGAGAAGCGGACGCTCATCCACAAAGCCATCAAGACTCAATTTCCTGGTCTGGAAACGAAGACTGAGGAGAAAGATGGCTGCAAGTTCATAGTGGCCTATCATGTTGCTGGGAAGAAGGCTTTAGCAG TCAAAACATCTGCAG CTCCAAGAAAACACTTCTGGCCTAAAAACCGTGGCAGTTACTGCCACTTCGTCCTGTACAAGGAGAACAAAGACACTATGGATGCAATCAACGTGTTGTCCAAGTTTCTCAG GCTCAGACCCAACATGTTCTCCTACATGGGCACCAAAGACAAGAGAGCCATCACAGTGCAGGAAATCGCAGTGCTCAA GATCACAGCAGAGAGATTAGCTCACCTCAACAAGTGCCTCCTGAACCTGAAGGTTGGAAACTTCACTTACAAAAACCATCCTCTGAAGCTGGGAGAGCTGCAGGGAAACCACTTCACCGTCATCATCAG GAACATCTCAGGAAGCGAGGAGCAGGTCCATCAGGCCATGACGTCCCTCAAGCAGACGGGCTTCATCAACTACTACGGCATGCAGCGCTTCGGCACCACAGCTGTTCCAACGCAGCATGTGGGCAG AGCCATTCTGAGGAACAACTGGAATGAGGTGGTGGATCTGATTCTGAAACCTCGTCCTGGAG CAGAGAAAGAATATTTGGTGCGCTGCAGAGAGGAGTGGGCAAAGACTCAGGACCCCGAGGCGGCCCTGAAAAAGCTGCCCAACAAGCGCTGTCTGGAGGGACAGCTGCTCCGAGGCCTGTCCATGTATGGCAAGAAAAACATCGTCACTGCGTTTGGACTG ATTCCTCGCAACAACCGCCTGATGTACATCCACAGCTACCAGAGCTTTGTGTGGAACACCATGGTGAGCCGCAGAATCGAGGCGTTCGGCCTGAAGGCTGTAGGGGGCGATCTGGTGCTCCGAGGAA ccACCGCACACGTGCTGTCTGCTGAGGAGGCCGAGCAGCACTCCATCCATGACATTGTGATGCCGCTCCCTGGGTTTGATGTCATCTACCCCACCCACCACA tTGGGGAAGGTTACAGAGAGCTGCTCTCAGCAGACGGGCTGGACATCGACAACATGAGGCACAAAGTGAAGGACTACTCTCTGTCTGGAGCATACAGGCGTGTCATCATCAGACCCACCGACGTCAGCTG GGAGGTGATTCATTACGATGATCCCAGGATCTCTTTGGTTCATACCGActttgagaaactggagaagAAACCTGCTCCTGTTTTCAACACAG AGGGAAAGTACCGGGCTCTGAGGATAGAGTTTTCCTTGCCTCCCTCCACCTACGCCACCATGGCAATCAGAGAGATCCTGAAGCTGGACACCAGCATCAAGAAACAAACCCAACTCAACACCTTGTGGTTCAACTAA
- the pus7 gene encoding pseudouridylate synthase 7 homolog isoform X2 translates to MLSSLRCVLNVTRGIIKLASLKVSKQVLNKLHVKGVFQIHFRFLQTFLVIQSRQSFTLMSDLETPPPPVQTGEKRVCPEDEEQDFPLKKPRTEAEHDNGAAPSRDEEASGLPEEEANEGEEEEDGGTFADMMKHGLTETDVGILKFVSDHEGFSGILKERYSDFVVHEINKQGKTVHLDDISVPADTEEVQGEDHQPKEDDVLTEEQKQQLGDLQLYKNKEGNVSIQVMDDTKEKRTLIHKAIKTQFPGLETKTEEKDGCKFIVAYHVAGKKALAAPRKHFWPKNRGSYCHFVLYKENKDTMDAINVLSKFLRLRPNMFSYMGTKDKRAITVQEIAVLKITAERLAHLNKCLLNLKVGNFTYKNHPLKLGELQGNHFTVIIRNISGSEEQVHQAMTSLKQTGFINYYGMQRFGTTAVPTQHVGRAILRNNWNEVVDLILKPRPGAEKEYLVRCREEWAKTQDPEAALKKLPNKRCLEGQLLRGLSMYGKKNIVTAFGLIPRNNRLMYIHSYQSFVWNTMVSRRIEAFGLKAVGGDLVLRGTTAHVLSAEEAEQHSIHDIVMPLPGFDVIYPTHHIGEGYRELLSADGLDIDNMRHKVKDYSLSGAYRRVIIRPTDVSWEVIHYDDPRISLVHTDFEKLEKKPAPVFNTEGKYRALRIEFSLPPSTYATMAIREILKLDTSIKKQTQLNTLWFN, encoded by the exons ATGCTATCCAGTCTACGGTGTGTTTTGAACGTCACTAGAGGCAT aattAAGTTGGCATCCTTGAAGGTGTCTAAACAAGTGCTGAACAAGCTGCACGTGAAAGGagtttttcaaatacattttcgTTTCTTGCAAACGTTTTTAGTTATTCAGTCTCGCCAAAG CTTTACTCTGATGTCTGATTTggaaactcctcctcctcctgttcagACCGGAGAGAAGAGagtttgtccagaagatgaggAACAGGACTTTCCCTTAAAGAAACCAAGAACTGAGGCTGAGCACGATAACGGGGCTGCTCCGAGCCGAGATGAAGAAGCGTCAGGTTTGCCTGAAGAGGAAGCTAAtgagggagaggaggaagaggatgggGGCACCTTTGCTGACATGATGAAGCATGGCCTGACTGAGACGGACGTGGGCATCCTGAAGTTTGTCAGCGATCACGAGGGGTTCTCGGGAATCCTGAAGGAAAG GTACTCGGATTTTGTTGTGCACGAAATTAACAAACAAGGGAAAACAGTGCACTTAGATGACATCTCAGTACCAGCGGACACAGAG GAGGTTCAGGGGGAAGACCATCAGCCAAAGGAGGACGACGTCCTCACAGaggagcagaagcagcagctcgGTGATCTACAGCTGTATAAGAACAAGGAAGGAAACGTCTCCATTCAG GTAATGGATGATACAAAGGAGAAGCGGACGCTCATCCACAAAGCCATCAAGACTCAATTTCCTGGTCTGGAAACGAAGACTGAGGAGAAAGATGGCTGCAAGTTCATAGTGGCCTATCATGTTGCTGGGAAGAAGGCTTTAGCAG CTCCAAGAAAACACTTCTGGCCTAAAAACCGTGGCAGTTACTGCCACTTCGTCCTGTACAAGGAGAACAAAGACACTATGGATGCAATCAACGTGTTGTCCAAGTTTCTCAG GCTCAGACCCAACATGTTCTCCTACATGGGCACCAAAGACAAGAGAGCCATCACAGTGCAGGAAATCGCAGTGCTCAA GATCACAGCAGAGAGATTAGCTCACCTCAACAAGTGCCTCCTGAACCTGAAGGTTGGAAACTTCACTTACAAAAACCATCCTCTGAAGCTGGGAGAGCTGCAGGGAAACCACTTCACCGTCATCATCAG GAACATCTCAGGAAGCGAGGAGCAGGTCCATCAGGCCATGACGTCCCTCAAGCAGACGGGCTTCATCAACTACTACGGCATGCAGCGCTTCGGCACCACAGCTGTTCCAACGCAGCATGTGGGCAG AGCCATTCTGAGGAACAACTGGAATGAGGTGGTGGATCTGATTCTGAAACCTCGTCCTGGAG CAGAGAAAGAATATTTGGTGCGCTGCAGAGAGGAGTGGGCAAAGACTCAGGACCCCGAGGCGGCCCTGAAAAAGCTGCCCAACAAGCGCTGTCTGGAGGGACAGCTGCTCCGAGGCCTGTCCATGTATGGCAAGAAAAACATCGTCACTGCGTTTGGACTG ATTCCTCGCAACAACCGCCTGATGTACATCCACAGCTACCAGAGCTTTGTGTGGAACACCATGGTGAGCCGCAGAATCGAGGCGTTCGGCCTGAAGGCTGTAGGGGGCGATCTGGTGCTCCGAGGAA ccACCGCACACGTGCTGTCTGCTGAGGAGGCCGAGCAGCACTCCATCCATGACATTGTGATGCCGCTCCCTGGGTTTGATGTCATCTACCCCACCCACCACA tTGGGGAAGGTTACAGAGAGCTGCTCTCAGCAGACGGGCTGGACATCGACAACATGAGGCACAAAGTGAAGGACTACTCTCTGTCTGGAGCATACAGGCGTGTCATCATCAGACCCACCGACGTCAGCTG GGAGGTGATTCATTACGATGATCCCAGGATCTCTTTGGTTCATACCGActttgagaaactggagaagAAACCTGCTCCTGTTTTCAACACAG AGGGAAAGTACCGGGCTCTGAGGATAGAGTTTTCCTTGCCTCCCTCCACCTACGCCACCATGGCAATCAGAGAGATCCTGAAGCTGGACACCAGCATCAAGAAACAAACCCAACTCAACACCTTGTGGTTCAACTAA
- the zgc:172339 gene encoding endonuclease domain-containing 1 protein translates to MHRGCSFPPEGRMDKMLVFLLLAGMVGAEVQETLSPECKQFLYMGTPPRGLEEQPLKKICQFYAGKPRFFTLYDTFSRIPVYSAYTFKRSDGFKKVDVPWMYEPQLSIKSDSREMQSFPSGNLPSSFEDSQAVLEDYSNSVVFERGQLNPDEHQGDLDDKAATYTLTNVVPQAREFNIGPWKTHEHTIRQRLNNYCRGTAYVITGITTSGHTLRRNNINRLGIPTYLWSAYCCTDYDHNAPYSERSKFPTFAAYGLNDKEDNKVQEMTVQQLEIFLKKVTYVDSSFQIFYQNCAPANNV, encoded by the exons ATGCATCGTGGGTGCAGTTTTCCCCCTGAAGGCAGAATGGATAAGATGCTCGTGTTTCTTCTTTTGGCTGGGATGGTGGGAGCAGAGGTGCAGGAGACCCTCTCACCAGAGTGTAAGCAGTTCTTGTACATGGGGACGCCGCCGCGGGGGCTCGAGGAGCAGCCCCTCAAGAAGATCTGCCAGTTCTACGCCGGCAAACCGCGGTTCTTCACGCTCTATGACACCTTCAGCCGCATCCCAGTTTACTCTGCCTACACCTTCAAACGCTCCGACGGCTTCAAGAAGGTCGACGTGCCATGGATGTATGAACCACAG CTGTCCATTAAGTCCGACTCCAGAGAGATGCAGTCCTTCCCCTCCGGCAACCTTCCCAGCAGCTTTGAGGACTCTCAGGCTGTGCTGGAAGACTACTCCAACAGCGTCGTCTTCGAGCGAGGTCAACTTAACCCAGATGAGCACCAGGGCGACCTGGACGACAAGGCCGCCACCTACACTCTGACCAACGTGGTCCCTCAAGCTCGGGAGTTCAACATCGGCCCCTGGAAAACCCACGAGCACACCATACGCCAGAGGCTGAACAACTACTGCCGGGGCACGGCCTACGTCATCACCGGGATCACCACGTCAGGCCACACCCTACGCCGCAATAACATCAACCGCCTGGGCATACCCACCTACCTGTGGTCAGCCTACTGCTGCACCGACTATGACCACAACGCTCCATACTCGGAGCGCTCCAAGTTCCCCACGTTTGCAGCTTACGGGCTCAACGACAAAGAGGACAACAAGGTGCAGGAGATGACGGTGCAGCAGCTGGAGATCTTCCTGAAGAAAGTCACTTACGTTGACAGCTCCTTCCAGATCTTCTACCAGAACTGTGCTCCTGCTAACAACGTCTGA